A stretch of the Flavobacterium sp. 5 genome encodes the following:
- the cydB gene encoding cytochrome d ubiquinol oxidase subunit II, which yields METFLGIDYPTLWYLVIGLLFSGYAILEGFDFGSGAWHLFFRKDLSRRIAINAIAPVWDANQVWLIIGGGALFAGFPVMYATMLSAMYVPFMLFLVLNVLRAAAIKFRSIEEMVWWRKSWDIIYSVSSILIAFLLGVILANILQGFALGPNFSYQGGTFFYFLNPYAIMVGFTTLSIFMTQGAIYLLLKTEGRLHLRLTFLLQKGMIFFIISFGITTLYTLVFIPEVTENFRENPIYFTVPVISFLAVANVPRLVSKERYMLALIFSSLTMAFLLILVALQLYPTLLISTIDPKFDVTIYNAASSQKSLGIMLTIVCIGAPLLVAYFFFLYRTFNGKVKLDDTSY from the coding sequence ATGGAAACTTTTTTAGGAATTGACTATCCAACGTTATGGTATTTAGTAATCGGGTTATTGTTCTCCGGTTATGCTATTTTAGAAGGATTTGACTTTGGTTCTGGTGCATGGCATTTATTTTTTAGAAAAGATTTAAGCCGTAGAATTGCTATAAACGCTATTGCTCCTGTTTGGGATGCGAATCAAGTTTGGCTGATTATTGGTGGAGGTGCTTTATTTGCTGGTTTTCCAGTTATGTATGCCACTATGCTATCTGCAATGTATGTTCCGTTTATGCTTTTTTTGGTATTGAATGTACTTAGAGCTGCCGCCATTAAATTTAGAAGTATCGAAGAGATGGTGTGGTGGAGAAAAAGTTGGGATATTATTTATAGTGTTTCCAGTATTCTAATTGCTTTTTTACTTGGAGTTATATTAGCAAATATTTTACAAGGTTTCGCTTTGGGACCAAATTTCAGTTATCAAGGTGGTACATTTTTCTACTTCCTAAATCCTTATGCTATAATGGTTGGATTTACCACTTTGTCCATTTTTATGACACAAGGCGCTATTTATCTTTTATTAAAAACAGAAGGAAGATTACATCTAAGATTGACATTTTTACTTCAGAAAGGAATGATTTTTTTCATCATCAGCTTTGGAATTACAACACTTTATACCTTAGTATTTATACCCGAAGTAACAGAAAATTTTAGAGAAAATCCTATTTACTTTACCGTTCCTGTTATTTCCTTTTTGGCTGTAGCCAATGTACCGCGACTGGTTTCTAAAGAAAGATACATGTTAGCATTGATTTTTTCTTCTTTGACAATGGCCTTTTTGCTAATTCTAGTGGCTTTGCAATTGTACCCAACCCTTTTAATTTCGACAATAGACCCAAAATTTGACGTAACGATTTACAATGCGGCCTCTTCGCAAAAATCATTAGGCATTATGTTGACTATTGTTTGTATTGGCGCTCCTTTATTAGTCGCTTATTTTTTCTTTTTATACAGAACATTCAATGGAAAAGTAAAACTTGATGATACCAGTTATTAA
- a CDS encoding cytochrome ubiquinol oxidase subunit I, with translation MDVEILARIQFAFTIAFHYIYPPLSIGIGLIMVIMEGLYLKTGNKDYEILTRFWIKIFAVTFGIGVATGIIMEFEFGTNWAVYSRYVGDIFGSALAAEGLFAFGLESTFLGILLFGWNRVKPWVHFVSTLGVFLGSMFSAVWIVVANSWQQTPAGYHIVGTGLHARAEVTNFWAMVFNPSSVDRIIHTWQGAILAGAFLVLSVHAYYIRKGRYVEISKKAFKISLVVATLFSLTQLLSGHSTADGVAVNQPAKLATMEGHFEKDKPADLYLVGWVDKEKQKVTGIGIPGGLSFLVHQDFNAPIKGLNNFPVEDRPSQINAVFQFYHIMVAIGMALIGLTLYASFLWWKDKLFETKWLLWIFSFAVILPQIANQVGWFTAEMGRQPWVVYGQLRTSHAFSQEVSANQIVFSLVMFTVVYSLLLVLFLYTVNKKIKHGPYEESKETVNFQSV, from the coding sequence ATGGATGTAGAAATACTCGCCCGCATACAGTTTGCCTTTACAATTGCTTTTCATTATATATATCCACCATTAAGCATTGGAATTGGCTTAATAATGGTAATCATGGAAGGTCTTTACCTGAAAACAGGAAATAAAGATTACGAAATTCTGACTCGCTTTTGGATTAAAATATTTGCAGTAACATTTGGAATCGGAGTTGCTACCGGAATTATAATGGAATTTGAATTTGGAACCAACTGGGCTGTATATTCGCGATATGTTGGTGATATTTTTGGAAGTGCTCTAGCCGCCGAAGGTTTATTTGCTTTTGGTTTGGAAAGTACTTTTCTTGGAATATTGCTTTTTGGTTGGAATCGTGTAAAACCTTGGGTTCATTTTGTATCTACTTTAGGGGTGTTTTTGGGTTCTATGTTCTCTGCAGTTTGGATTGTCGTTGCTAATTCTTGGCAACAAACACCAGCAGGGTATCATATTGTTGGTACAGGCCTACATGCCCGTGCTGAAGTAACCAATTTTTGGGCAATGGTATTCAATCCTTCAAGTGTCGATAGAATCATTCATACTTGGCAAGGTGCTATTTTAGCTGGAGCTTTTTTAGTTTTAAGTGTTCATGCCTATTATATTCGAAAAGGACGCTATGTTGAAATATCTAAAAAGGCATTCAAAATTTCATTGGTGGTTGCTACTCTATTTTCGCTTACCCAATTACTTTCTGGTCATAGTACTGCTGACGGAGTTGCTGTTAATCAGCCTGCAAAACTAGCCACTATGGAAGGTCATTTTGAAAAAGACAAGCCTGCTGACTTATATCTTGTTGGTTGGGTAGATAAAGAAAAACAAAAAGTGACTGGAATTGGAATTCCTGGCGGATTATCATTCTTAGTTCATCAAGATTTTAATGCTCCTATAAAAGGACTAAATAATTTTCCTGTTGAAGACAGACCCAGTCAAATAAACGCTGTTTTTCAGTTTTATCATATTATGGTTGCTATAGGAATGGCATTAATTGGACTGACCTTATATGCTAGTTTTTTATGGTGGAAAGATAAATTATTTGAAACCAAATGGCTTTTATGGATTTTTTCTTTTGCAGTAATTTTACCTCAGATAGCAAATCAAGTAGGTTGGTTTACTGCCGAAATGGGAAGACAACCTTGGGTAGTCTATGGTCAATTAAGAACCAGTCATGCTTTTTCTCAAGAAGTCTCGGCCAATCAGATTGTATTTTCTTTAGTCATGTTCACAGTAGTCTATTCTCTATTGCTTGTCTTATTTCTATACACTGTCAACAAAAAAATAAAACATGGTCCTTATGAAGAGTCAAAAGAAACTGTAAATTTTCAATCTGTTTAA
- a CDS encoding M42 family metallopeptidase, protein MSTESILNASSLTFLEKYLNNASPTGFESEGQKIWMDYLKPYVDTFITDTYGTAVGIINPDAPYKVVIEGHADEIAWYVNYITDDGLVYVIRNGGSDHQIAPSKRVNIHTKKGIVKGVFGWPAIHTRNRDKEENPKISNIFIDLGCETKEQVEKLGVHVGCVITYPDEFMIMNENKFVCRAIDNRMGGFMIAEVARLLHENNIKLPFGLYITNAVQEEVGLRGAEMITQTIKPNVAIVTDVCHDSTTPMIDKKIEGDTKIGKGPVVTYAPAVQNNLRELILDTAVEKNIPFQRLASSRVTGTDTDAFAYSNGGVASALISLPLRYMHTTVEMVHREDVENVIKLIYETLLKIENNETFSYFK, encoded by the coding sequence ATGAGTACTGAATCAATATTGAATGCATCATCGCTAACCTTTTTAGAGAAATATTTGAATAACGCCTCTCCTACTGGCTTTGAAAGTGAAGGGCAAAAAATATGGATGGATTATTTGAAACCTTATGTTGACACTTTTATTACTGATACCTATGGAACGGCTGTTGGGATTATAAATCCTGATGCTCCTTACAAAGTTGTTATTGAAGGACATGCTGATGAAATTGCATGGTATGTAAACTATATAACAGACGATGGACTGGTATATGTGATACGAAATGGTGGGTCTGACCACCAGATTGCTCCATCGAAACGCGTTAATATTCATACCAAAAAGGGTATTGTAAAAGGAGTTTTTGGATGGCCAGCTATTCATACTCGAAATAGAGACAAGGAAGAAAACCCTAAGATTAGTAATATTTTTATTGATTTGGGTTGCGAAACCAAAGAACAGGTTGAAAAACTTGGTGTTCATGTTGGTTGTGTAATTACATATCCTGATGAGTTCATGATTATGAACGAGAATAAATTTGTTTGTCGTGCTATCGATAATCGAATGGGAGGTTTTATGATTGCTGAAGTAGCAAGACTATTACATGAAAATAATATCAAACTTCCTTTTGGTTTATATATAACTAATGCTGTTCAGGAAGAAGTTGGTTTGAGAGGTGCCGAAATGATTACGCAAACCATAAAACCGAATGTAGCAATTGTTACTGATGTTTGTCATGACTCGACAACTCCTATGATTGACAAGAAAATTGAAGGGGATACTAAAATTGGTAAAGGTCCTGTTGTTACTTATGCTCCTGCTGTTCAAAACAATTTGAGAGAATTAATTCTGGATACTGCAGTGGAGAAAAACATTCCGTTTCAACGTTTGGCCTCTTCAAGAGTTACTGGTACTGATACTGATGCTTTTGCTTATAGTAATGGTGGTGTTGCTTCGGCTTTGATTTCGCTTCCACTACGATACATGCACACGACAGTCGAAATGGTACACCGTGAAGATGTCGAAAACGTCATCAAGTTGATTTATGAAACGCTATTGAAGATTGAAAACAACGAAACGTTTTCTTATTTTAAATAA